The Euphorbia lathyris chromosome 3, ddEupLath1.1, whole genome shotgun sequence genome contains a region encoding:
- the LOC136222488 gene encoding eIF-2-alpha kinase GCN2 isoform X2, with protein MGHSSKKKKKGGGGSGRRSKGKTPFKDHASSGVDDNELLAEEITALCAIFQEDCKMVSDSPPQIVIKLRPYSKDMGYDDLDISALLSVRCLPGYPYKCPRLQITPEKGLTKADVDNLLSLLHDQANSNAREGRVMIFNLVEAAQEFLSEVVPMGLAPKSVLHSTINSSDQMLEDITISSNKKCSSGGPFVYGFVDLFSGSGESWNWGLPLDDNRGVNSSIKSNVDGSKVGREVQENKLDKVTKPLTVQDSKQIPLLAPIAKLHTVDEESEDENKSISTYSSRSLTGESMGNYMEGKEDFFPEEHEAEDDDGNSESKPWDLLSPTSLGHDQATQNIDKDLIMVHMLRLACASKGELADSLPQISTELCNLGVFSEWARDLASKPSSIFNKTFDHVFHQHMVSSRVSQFWRPISDLGEPSTSVLNSRYLNDFEELQPLGHGGFGHVVLCKNKLDGRQYAVKKIRLKDKSLPVNDRILREVATLSRLQHQHVVRYYQAWFETGVIDSFGDSTGDSSTAASSTFSCRGASSADMGQDSKLDSTYLYIQMEYCPRVLRQVFESYTHFDNELAWHLSRQIVEGLAHIHGQGIIHRDLTPNNIFFDARNDIKIGDFGLAKFLKLEQLEHDTALPTDTTGVSLDGTGQVGTYFYTAPEIEQGWPKIDEKADMYSFGVVFFELWHPFGTAMERHIILSDLKQKGELPSSWVAQFPEQASMLRRLMSPSPSDRPSAIDLLKHVIPPRMESELLDNILKTMQTSEDRSVYDKVVNSFFDEEMLSMKMQHHTLRLGMGGDDTSCIQYADLDTEIRDYVIEATREVFKQHCAKHLETVPMRLLDDSPQFSRSTVKLLTHGGELLELCPELRLPFVSWLIANQKSSFKRYEIASVYRRAIGRSPPNRYLQGDFDIIGGISALMEAEVIKVTMDIVTQFFDSDSCDIHLNHADLLDAIWSWVGIKPEQRQKVAELLSMMGSVRPQSSERKLKWVVIRRQLLQVADCCIAVLWSCRSGPSSIKGSPSS; from the exons ATGGGACATAGttcaaagaagaaaaagaaaggaggAGGAGGGAGCGGGAGAAGGAGCAAAGGAAAAACTCCGTTCAAGGATCATGCTTCTAGTGGTGTCGATGATAATGAACTTCTTGCTGAGGAAATCACCGCCTT GTGTGCAATATTTCAAGAAGACTGCAAGATGGTTTCGGATTCGCCGCCTCAGATTGTTATCAAGCTTAG GCCTTACTCCAAGGATATGGGCTATGATGATCTGGATATTTCAGCTCTACTTTCTGTCAG GTGCTTACCTGGATATCCTTACAAGTGCCCAAGATTACAGATTACTCCAGAAAAGGGTTTGACAAAAGCTGATGTGGATAACCTTCTATCTCTTCTCCATGATCAG GCGAATTCCAATGCGCGGGAAGGACGAGTGATGATTTTCAATCTGGTAGAGGCTGCTCAAGAGTTCTTGTCAGAAGTAGTTCCGATGGGCCTGGCACCTAAATCC GTTTTACATTCAACTATTAATAGCAGTGACCAAATGCTTGAGGACATTACAATTTCAAGTAACAAGAAATGTTCTTCTGGTGGACCATTTGTTTATGGTTTCGTAGACCTATTTAGTGGTTCTGGAGAGTCATGGAATTGGGGTCTTCCTTTGGATGATAATAGGGGAGTAAACTCTTCTATAAAATCTAATGTGGATGGTTCAAAAGTTGGACGTGAGGTACAGGAAAATAAACTTGATAAGGTCACAAAACCATTGACAGTGCAAGACTCAAAACAAATTCCACTGCTTGCTCCCATTGCCAAGTTACATACTGTTGATGAAGAGAGTGAAGATGAGAATAAGAGCATatcaacttattcaagtaggtCTTTGACAGGGGAATCGATGGGAAATTATATGGAAGGCAAGGAG GATTTTTTTCCAGAGGAGCATGAAGCTGAAGATGATGATGGCAATTCTGAAAGTAAGCCTTGGGATTTGCTATCTCCAACATCCTTAGGTCATGATCAAGCAACCCAAAACATCGATAAGGATCTCATTATG GTGCATATGCTTCGCCTTGCCTGTGCTTCTAAAGGAGAGTTGGCTGATTCTTTACCTCAAATATCCACAGAACTGTGCAATTTAGGT GTATTTTCAGAGTGGGCACGAGACTTAGCTTCTAAACCATCTTCAATCTTTAACAAGACCTTTGATCATGTCTTTCATCAACACATG GTTTCATCTAGAGTATCTCAGTTTTGGAGACCTATATCTGATCTAGGAGAGCCTAGTACATCTGTTCTAAACTCTCGATATCTAAATGACTTTGAAGAGCTTCAACCGCTTG GCCATGGTGGTTTCGGCCATGTTGTATTGTGCAAAAATAAGCTAGACGGAAGACAGTATGCAGTGAAGAAAATCCGCCTTAAGGATAAAAGCTTACCTGTTAATGACCGCATTTTGAG GGAAGTAGCCACACTTTCACGTTTGCAACATCAGCATGTTGTCCGATACTATCAG GCATGGTTTGAAACAGGAGTTATTGATTCTTTTGGTGACTCCACTGGGGATTCTAGTACAGCTGCTAGCTCCACATTCAGCTGTCGTGGTGCAAGCTCAGCCGATATGGGACAAGACAGCAAGCTTGATTCAACCTATTTATATATTCAAATGGAGTATTGTCCCCG GGTTCTTCGTCAAGTTTTTGAATCATATACCCATTTTGACAACGAATTAGCATGGCATCTGTCTCGACAAATAGTTGAAGGCTTGGCACACATTCATGGACAGGGAATCATCCATCGGGACTTGACACCTAATAATATCTTTTTTGATGCTCGGAATGATATTAAAATTGGTGATTTTGGTCTTG CCAAGTTTTTGAAGTTGGAGCAGCTGGAACATGATACTGCCTTACCTACAGATACAACTGGAGTTTCACTTGACGGAACTGGTCAAGTTGGAACCTACTTTTATACTGCTCCTGAAATTGAGCAAGGATGGCCAAAAATCGATGAAAAG GCTGACATGTATAGCTTTGGAGTTGTGTTTTTTGAGCTTTGGCACCCTTTTGGAACAGCCATGGAGAGACACATTATTCTATCTGATTTGAAACAGAAAGGAGAGCTTCCTTCTTCATGGGTTGCTCAGTTTCCTGAGCAAGCATCCATGTTGCGACGTTTAATGTCTCCAAGTCCATCTGATCGTCCATCTGCTATAGATCTCTTAAAGCATGTAATTCCCCCGAGAATGGAATCTGAGTTGTTAGACA ATATTCTAAAAACAATGCAAACCTCGGAAGACAGGAGTGTGTATGATAAAGTTGTGAATTCTTTCTTTGATGAAGAAATGTTAAGCATGAAAATGCAGCATCATACACTCAGATTAGGGATGGGTGGGGATGATACTTCCTGCATCCAGTATGCAGATTTAGATACTGAGATTCGAGATTATGTCATTGAGGCCACAAGGGAAGTTTTCAAACAACATTGTGCAAAGCACTTGGAAACAGTACCTATGCGCTTATTGGATGATTCTCCACAGTTTTCTAG GAGCACTGTCAAACTTCTGACTCATGGAGGAGAATTGCTAGAACTTTGTCCTGAGTTGCGTCTGCCTTTTGTTAGTTGGCTTATTGCAAACCAG AAATCTTCATTCAAGCGGTATGAAATAGCATCAGTATATAGGAGAGCAATTGGTCGTTCACCACCCAATCGTTATTTGCAG GGTGACTTTGACATTATTGGAGGTATCTCAGCATTAATGGAAGCAGAAGTTATCAAG